One genomic segment of Podarcis muralis chromosome 18, rPodMur119.hap1.1, whole genome shotgun sequence includes these proteins:
- the LOC114588414 gene encoding excitatory amino acid transporter 5-like isoform X2 has protein sequence MLSCPEGNKIGTKRTFVQLEDFTRKEKQYFSFPGELLMRMLKMLILPLITSSLMSGLATMDSKACGRMGIITITYYLWTTFLAVTTGIILVISIHPGAAAQKEEYTVGKVVLSSADALLDLIRNMFPSNLIEASFQQYRTVLLPVVKSSGIPKKSTKSLSFIYFVPDAENSEIQRPVLLEITPAPEMTYRTLPGSNNEMNVLGIVIFSATIGLLLGKMGERGAPLVNVCQCLNEAVMKIVAMAVWYFPFGIVFLIAGKILEMEDPSTIGKKLGLYAMTVVTGLAIHGLCFLPLLFVLITKKNPFSFIRGILQALLIALATSSSSATLPITLKCLLENNGIDRRIARFVLPVGATINMDGTALYEAVAAIFIAQVNEYDLDFGQIITISITATAASIGAAGIPQSGLVTMVIVLTSVGLPTEDITLIIAVDWALDRLRTMTNVLGDALAAGIIAHVCRKDFAPKPGKDPESNEEKPALRGTCASNDHVMEVIGEVLAEQKNYNICQV, from the exons ATGCTGTCCTGTCCAGAGGGCAACAAAATCGGGACAAAAAGAACATTTGTTCAGTTAGAGGATTTCACCAGGAAG gAGAAGCAGTATTTCTCATTCCCTGGAGAACTCCTGATGAGGATGTTGAAGATGCTGATATTACCACTGATCACCTCCAG ctTGATGTCTGGCTTAGCCACCATGGACTCCAAAGCCTGTGGAAGGATGGGGATCATCACCATCACCTATTACCTCTGGACCACCTTCCTGGCAGTTACCACCGGGATCATCTTAGTCATCAGCATCCACCCAGGGGCCGCTGCCCAAAAGGAGGAGTACACCGTCGGCAAAGTGGTGCTCAGTTCCGCGGATGCTTTGCTGGACCTCATCAG AAATATGTTTCCTTCCAACCTCATCGAGGCTTCGTTCCAGCAG TACCGAACAGTTCTTCTGCCCGTGGTGAAGTCATCTGGGATCCCGAAGAAATCCACAAAGTCACTAAGTTTCATCTACTTTGTGCCGGATGCTGAGAACTCAGAGATCCAGAGGCCGGTGCTGCTTGAGATCACGCCAGCGCCAGAAATGACCTACCGGACCCTCCCTGGCAGCAATAACGAGATGAACGTGCTAGGAATAGTTATCTTCTCAGCCACAATCG GCCTCCTTCTGGGGAAGATGGGCGAGCGAGGGGCTCCTCTGGTGAACGTCTGCCAGTGCCTGAACGAGGCAGTAATGAAGATTGTGGCCATGGCAGTCTG GTATTTCCCGTTCGGCATCGTCTTCTTGATAGCCGGGAAGATCTTGGAGATGGAAGACCCCTCCACGATTGGGAAGAAGCTGGGCCTCTATGCCATGACTGTCGTGACTGGCTTGGCCATCCATGGCCTCTGCTTCCTGCCTCTGCTGTTTGTGCTCATCACCAAGAAGAACCCTTTCTCCTTCATCCGGGGGATCCTCCAAGCCCTGCTCATCGCCCTGGCAACGTCGTCCAG CTCAGCCACGCTGCCCATCACCCTGAAGTGTCTTTTAGAAAACAACGGGATTGACAGGCGGATAGCCAGGTTTGTCCTCCCGGTCGGGGCAACCATCAACATGGACGGGACTGCGCTTTATGAGGCAGTGGCAGCCATATTTATCGCGCAGGTCAACGAATACGACCTGGACTTTGGGCAGATCATAACCATCAG CATCACGGCCACAGCGGCAAGCATCGGGGCAGCCGGGATCCCCCAGTCGGGCCTCGTTACCATGGTCATCGTGTTGACCTCTGTCGGCCTCCCCACGGAAGACATCACCCTGATCATCGCTGTCGACTGGGCCTT GGACCGGTTACGCACAATGACCAACGTCTTGGGAGATGCGCTGGCAGCAGGAATCATAGCCCACGTCTGTCGGAAAGATTTTGCTCCGAAACCAGGCAAA GATCCCGAGAGCAACGAAGAAAAACCAGCCTTGAGGGGGACGTGTGCCTCCAACGACCACGTGATGGAAGTGATCGGAGAGGTTTTAGCTGAGCAAAAAAACTACAACATCTGTCAGGTGTGA
- the LOC114588414 gene encoding excitatory amino acid transporter 5-like isoform X1, whose amino-acid sequence MWEQLKKALFCPFSISLVGFRKWIRAFWSKNGLLTLSMLSVMTGCLVGFLLRTLELSDLEKQYFSFPGELLMRMLKMLILPLITSSLMSGLATMDSKACGRMGIITITYYLWTTFLAVTTGIILVISIHPGAAAQKEEYTVGKVVLSSADALLDLIRNMFPSNLIEASFQQYRTVLLPVVKSSGIPKKSTKSLSFIYFVPDAENSEIQRPVLLEITPAPEMTYRTLPGSNNEMNVLGIVIFSATIGLLLGKMGERGAPLVNVCQCLNEAVMKIVAMAVWYFPFGIVFLIAGKILEMEDPSTIGKKLGLYAMTVVTGLAIHGLCFLPLLFVLITKKNPFSFIRGILQALLIALATSSSSATLPITLKCLLENNGIDRRIARFVLPVGATINMDGTALYEAVAAIFIAQVNEYDLDFGQIITISITATAASIGAAGIPQSGLVTMVIVLTSVGLPTEDITLIIAVDWALDRLRTMTNVLGDALAAGIIAHVCRKDFAPKPGKDPESNEEKPALRGTCASNDHVMEVIGEVLAEQKNYNICQV is encoded by the exons ATGTGGGAGCAGTTGAAGAAAGCACTCTTTTGCCCGTTCTCCATCAGCCTTGTGGGGTTCCGGAAGTGGATCCGCGCCTTCTGGAGCAAAAACGGCCTCTTGACACTTTCCATGCTTTCCGTGATGACTGGGTGCCTGGTGGGGTTTCTGCTGAGGACACTGGAATTGTCTGATTTG gAGAAGCAGTATTTCTCATTCCCTGGAGAACTCCTGATGAGGATGTTGAAGATGCTGATATTACCACTGATCACCTCCAG ctTGATGTCTGGCTTAGCCACCATGGACTCCAAAGCCTGTGGAAGGATGGGGATCATCACCATCACCTATTACCTCTGGACCACCTTCCTGGCAGTTACCACCGGGATCATCTTAGTCATCAGCATCCACCCAGGGGCCGCTGCCCAAAAGGAGGAGTACACCGTCGGCAAAGTGGTGCTCAGTTCCGCGGATGCTTTGCTGGACCTCATCAG AAATATGTTTCCTTCCAACCTCATCGAGGCTTCGTTCCAGCAG TACCGAACAGTTCTTCTGCCCGTGGTGAAGTCATCTGGGATCCCGAAGAAATCCACAAAGTCACTAAGTTTCATCTACTTTGTGCCGGATGCTGAGAACTCAGAGATCCAGAGGCCGGTGCTGCTTGAGATCACGCCAGCGCCAGAAATGACCTACCGGACCCTCCCTGGCAGCAATAACGAGATGAACGTGCTAGGAATAGTTATCTTCTCAGCCACAATCG GCCTCCTTCTGGGGAAGATGGGCGAGCGAGGGGCTCCTCTGGTGAACGTCTGCCAGTGCCTGAACGAGGCAGTAATGAAGATTGTGGCCATGGCAGTCTG GTATTTCCCGTTCGGCATCGTCTTCTTGATAGCCGGGAAGATCTTGGAGATGGAAGACCCCTCCACGATTGGGAAGAAGCTGGGCCTCTATGCCATGACTGTCGTGACTGGCTTGGCCATCCATGGCCTCTGCTTCCTGCCTCTGCTGTTTGTGCTCATCACCAAGAAGAACCCTTTCTCCTTCATCCGGGGGATCCTCCAAGCCCTGCTCATCGCCCTGGCAACGTCGTCCAG CTCAGCCACGCTGCCCATCACCCTGAAGTGTCTTTTAGAAAACAACGGGATTGACAGGCGGATAGCCAGGTTTGTCCTCCCGGTCGGGGCAACCATCAACATGGACGGGACTGCGCTTTATGAGGCAGTGGCAGCCATATTTATCGCGCAGGTCAACGAATACGACCTGGACTTTGGGCAGATCATAACCATCAG CATCACGGCCACAGCGGCAAGCATCGGGGCAGCCGGGATCCCCCAGTCGGGCCTCGTTACCATGGTCATCGTGTTGACCTCTGTCGGCCTCCCCACGGAAGACATCACCCTGATCATCGCTGTCGACTGGGCCTT GGACCGGTTACGCACAATGACCAACGTCTTGGGAGATGCGCTGGCAGCAGGAATCATAGCCCACGTCTGTCGGAAAGATTTTGCTCCGAAACCAGGCAAA GATCCCGAGAGCAACGAAGAAAAACCAGCCTTGAGGGGGACGTGTGCCTCCAACGACCACGTGATGGAAGTGATCGGAGAGGTTTTAGCTGAGCAAAAAAACTACAACATCTGTCAGGTGTGA